TCTAAGATTCGGAGGGCTTATTGGAGCGGTCCTCTTATCGACAGGATCTATTAGTACGATATTCATTACCAACACCAACCAACTCCCAATCACTTTTGGAATACTGCAAGGCATTGGTTTCGGTATGATGGTACCTGTGTGTTACTCCACATTGAATCACTACTTCGTAAGAAAGAGAACGACAGTGATGAGCATTTGTAAGGCAGTCCAAGGAGTGATTCTAATGTGGTACCCTCAACTGCTGAAGAAGATAATGACCATTTATGGGTTTAGAGGGACTCTGTTAATGTTAGCTGGAATGTCCCTACACACATTCCCAGGAATGCTAGTGATGAAAACTGATGCATCTCCTATAAGACAAATAAGAACAGcaagtattttttcatttggaatttttaagttttgtcaATGAATTGATTGTGAAATTGAATGTGGTTTTTTGTTTGCAGCTGATCTAGAAAATGGAGGGCATCGTGAAAATGAGGATTTATTGAATTCTAATGttgagaataataataaaacagacCAGAAAGCAAAGAAGAGGCTCGTTGAAAAAATGAGGTGGGTCACATGAATTTaaacttatatttataataaagagaaacataaaacaaacacaccaaaaactactgaaccaatttgaacagttatttcactgttggaaagtagttccctcaggacgcgggtgaaaacgctCACAAAAGCTACTGTATTCATATTTTTGgtgattcatttttaataagtctgtttaaattgtatttatttatttattacagacaGAAGTTAATGGAAATATTCAACTTCAGGATTTTGAAAGATGCTGTTTATTGCAACATTTGTTTGGGACAAAGTTTCGTCAATTTCTCCGATCTCACCTTCTTTGTCTTACAGCCGATGCTTCTGTTTCAATATGGCTATGATAGGGTAAGTGATAGAAACTTTTCATTTGAAAATATCTATACGCTCACCAACTTATCTTGGTGCGTCTGAGCTTTGCCTATGAGGGTCAAAGTAAACGATGTGGTTTACGTTAGTCAGATTACGAGAGAGTCGGCATCCAGAGGTTATTGACCCGATCCGGGGTAATTAGGCTAATCGCTGAGCAGTACTTCTTGCAACTTTAAAACCAAACTACGATCACTAGGCTGACGAAACGTGTCCCAACTTTATAAGATTGCAGTATTTATGTTTAAATGAGTTTTCATATACGCGCTATCacttaaaaataacacaattgtAAATCAAACAGGCTTATGTTCAAAGATAGCTATAAGTCAGACATGACATTTGTAACTTGCTTACTCATGTCAGACTGTAAACAACGAATCCAAAAGATAAGGttttaaaaaacacaaaatcataagttgctcaaaataaaaaatgctatCATACAATGCAAACAAGACTTGTTTTAACAATGTTAGATATTATTGTTAGAATTGATTTAGAGTACCATAAAACAGAAgctcataaaacaaaatacatttatcaTTGTTCGTACAAAATATAAAGTCATTGCTCTAACAAAACcatattaaataacattatatacCATTTATTTCAATAGTTTATGTTATCAGGTAGGAGACTAAGAAGTAAAAttagattaatttaaaattagacTCTGCTTCAAATTAGAACAATGCTAATGACGCATTCTTCTTCATCGTTAGTTTATTTGGCTTTTCCAACACTGATGATGATTTTAATCAGCCAACCATTTTAATAAGCTTATTTACAACCTCTCCTATTACAGACACAAGTCGCCATGTGCATATCCATCTGCGCAGCCGCAGACGTCGGCGGCAGATTCGCTCTCGCCATCATCAGCAGTATATTCCACATCAACACACGACTCCTTTTCTACCTAGCAACACTCCTCACCTTCCT
Above is a window of Helicoverpa zea isolate HzStark_Cry1AcR chromosome 1, ilHelZeax1.1, whole genome shotgun sequence DNA encoding:
- the LOC124635298 gene encoding monocarboxylate transporter 1-like isoform X2, giving the protein MLAIGGIMLNSITKRFSLRFGGLIGAVLLSTGSISTIFITNTNQLPITFGILQGIGFGMMVPVCYSTLNHYFVRKRTTVMSICKAVQGVILMWYPQLLKKIMTIYGFRGTLLMLAGMSLHTFPGMLVMKTDASPIRQIRTATDLENGGHRENEDLLNSNVENNNKTDQKAKKRLVEKMRQKLMEIFNFRILKDAVYCNICLGQSFVNFSDLTFFVLQPMLLFQYGYDRTQVAMCISICAAADVGGRFALAIISSIFHINTRLLFYLATLLTFLIRLVMLQITSVVWMATVTGVLGILRAWLHVASPLLIANHVPHEDFPGAYALSMLAAGTVNLTFSPLIGLLKDVYQDYVPAFYALTLCCIPCLLFWPIEYLIKIK
- the LOC124635298 gene encoding monocarboxylate transporter 1-like isoform X1; this translates as MCCSPKAHTTRCLSVASGRLTVQLCTLLKSVVCAMETQDLEDNVLDNKQDREATVKERTDKNSWGYAVGFGTVITFIAGIGHVNSFGLIYNDFIIDTHSTAKSLTSAHGVFAIMLAIGGIMLNSITKRFSLRFGGLIGAVLLSTGSISTIFITNTNQLPITFGILQGIGFGMMVPVCYSTLNHYFVRKRTTVMSICKAVQGVILMWYPQLLKKIMTIYGFRGTLLMLAGMSLHTFPGMLVMKTDASPIRQIRTATDLENGGHRENEDLLNSNVENNNKTDQKAKKRLVEKMRQKLMEIFNFRILKDAVYCNICLGQSFVNFSDLTFFVLQPMLLFQYGYDRTQVAMCISICAAADVGGRFALAIISSIFHINTRLLFYLATLLTFLIRLVMLQITSVVWMATVTGVLGILRAWLHVASPLLIANHVPHEDFPGAYALSMLAAGTVNLTFSPLIGLLKDVYQDYVPAFYALTLCCIPCLLFWPIEYLIKIK